A single region of the Novosphingobium sp. SL115 genome encodes:
- a CDS encoding 4-(cytidine 5'-diphospho)-2-C-methyl-D-erythritol kinase: MKETAYAKINLALHVRRRREDGYHELETLFAFVDAGDELTAVAAERDFLRVTGEFGGALDDPFGNIVAKALNSLPHGAGWAVTLEKNLPVAAGLGGGSADAGAIFRMVARAHGLPEDWHARAAKLGADVPACVESRACIGRGTGTELEAIDNDLAGVPVLLVNPRIPLATGPVFKGWDGVDRGPLEGTDLRTMTLAGRSDLEAPALALVPEIGDVLDALRQTGAWLVRMSGSGATCFALYDSVEARDAARDGLPDAWWTLAGLLR; this comes from the coding sequence ATGAAAGAAACCGCTTATGCCAAGATCAACCTGGCGCTGCATGTGCGGCGGCGCAGGGAGGATGGGTATCATGAACTGGAGACGCTGTTCGCCTTTGTCGATGCAGGGGACGAACTGACGGCGGTTGCGGCGGAGCGGGATTTTCTGCGGGTGACGGGTGAGTTTGGCGGGGCGCTGGACGATCCGTTCGGAAATATCGTGGCCAAAGCGCTGAACAGCCTGCCACATGGTGCGGGGTGGGCGGTTACGCTGGAGAAGAACCTGCCGGTGGCCGCGGGGCTGGGTGGCGGATCTGCCGATGCGGGGGCGATTTTCCGCATGGTGGCGCGGGCGCATGGTTTGCCTGAGGATTGGCACGCGCGGGCGGCTAAGTTGGGAGCGGATGTCCCCGCTTGTGTCGAGAGCCGGGCGTGTATCGGACGGGGGACCGGAACCGAGCTTGAGGCCATCGACAACGATCTGGCAGGTGTGCCGGTGCTGCTGGTCAATCCGCGTATTCCACTGGCGACCGGGCCGGTGTTCAAGGGGTGGGACGGCGTTGACCGGGGACCGCTGGAAGGCACGGATTTGCGCACAATGACGCTGGCCGGGCGTAGTGATCTGGAAGCGCCTGCGCTGGCGCTGGTGCCGGAAATTGGTGATGTGCTGGACGCATTGCGCCAGACTGGCGCGTGGCTGGTACGTATGTCCGGGTCGGGGGCAACGTGCTTTGCGCTGTATGACTCGGTTGAGGCGCGCGATGCGGCGCGCGATGGGTTGCCGGATGCGTGGTGGACGCTGGCGGGGCTTTTGCGTTGA
- a CDS encoding lytic transglycosylase domain-containing protein — translation MARLDGDRTTVKLARTSWCSLIALAASVAAISATPAHANSAAADYFRGRADRTAVPSLLSQDDRAYYKNLFGAIEREEWPQVQSLLAQRDDGPLHDVARAQFMIAATSPKAELGPITQVLGRAPDLPWAEQLGRLALKRGAVELPALPQAQRLVALPNVSKRIRPRSVADGTMPDSVSTAILDRIKADDPVGARVLLDGVDATLSPEARAEWRQKVGWAFYIENDDATARAVSLTAVEGSGAWVAEAWWTAGLASWRLNDCLSAADAFEKTGTSAQNDELASAAHYWASRAWLRCRKPEKVTAALRSAARYRDTLYGMMATEALGMRESTPPAAPDFSTADWQSLRGVPNIRTAVQLAEIGEDGLADEVLRHQARIGDPSQYAPLSRLARDLGLPSTQLWMAYNAPSGARPDEAARFPAPKWTPTTGWKVDPALLFAHSLQESNFRTAVTSPAGAKGLMQLRPGTARDMAKVEPAMAGRDRQLDLPDVNLAFGQQYLQHLRDSEATQGLLPKVMAAYNAGPLPISRWNTEIRGGNDPLLWMESIPYWETRGYVAIVMRNYWMYERQAGGASESRVGLVQGMWPKFPGLSGAESVRIASLGN, via the coding sequence ATGGCTCGATTGGACGGGGACAGAACAACAGTGAAGCTGGCTCGCACCTCATGGTGTTCGCTGATCGCGCTCGCGGCATCCGTCGCGGCCATCAGCGCAACCCCTGCCCATGCCAACAGCGCAGCGGCAGATTATTTCCGTGGCCGGGCAGACCGCACTGCCGTCCCCTCGCTGCTCAGCCAGGATGACCGCGCCTATTACAAGAACCTGTTCGGCGCGATTGAACGCGAAGAATGGCCACAGGTTCAGTCCCTGCTTGCCCAGCGTGACGATGGCCCACTTCACGATGTCGCCCGCGCGCAATTCATGATCGCAGCCACCTCGCCCAAGGCAGAACTAGGCCCGATCACGCAAGTCCTTGGCCGCGCGCCCGATCTTCCATGGGCGGAACAGCTTGGCCGTCTGGCGTTGAAGCGCGGCGCGGTTGAACTTCCGGCCCTGCCGCAGGCACAGCGGCTCGTTGCCCTGCCCAATGTGTCAAAGCGCATCCGCCCCCGCTCCGTGGCGGACGGCACCATGCCTGATTCGGTATCGACCGCCATTCTTGACCGGATCAAGGCCGATGACCCGGTGGGCGCGCGCGTCCTGTTGGATGGTGTTGACGCCACGCTTTCGCCCGAAGCCCGTGCCGAATGGCGGCAAAAAGTCGGCTGGGCTTTCTATATTGAAAATGACGATGCCACCGCCCGCGCCGTCTCGCTTACCGCGGTAGAAGGCTCCGGCGCATGGGTGGCCGAAGCGTGGTGGACCGCCGGGCTTGCCTCATGGCGATTGAACGACTGTCTTTCGGCGGCTGACGCCTTTGAAAAGACTGGCACATCTGCGCAAAACGACGAACTGGCCAGCGCCGCCCATTATTGGGCAAGCCGTGCATGGCTGCGCTGCCGCAAACCGGAAAAGGTCACTGCCGCCCTGCGCTCGGCCGCGCGTTACCGCGATACGCTTTACGGCATGATGGCCACCGAAGCGCTGGGCATGCGTGAAAGCACTCCACCTGCCGCGCCTGATTTCTCCACGGCTGACTGGCAATCGCTGCGCGGCGTGCCCAACATCCGTACCGCCGTCCAGCTTGCCGAAATCGGTGAAGATGGCCTTGCCGACGAAGTGCTGCGCCATCAGGCCCGCATTGGCGATCCCAGCCAATATGCCCCGCTCTCGCGCCTCGCCCGCGACCTTGGCCTGCCTTCCACCCAGCTCTGGATGGCTTACAACGCCCCGTCCGGCGCGCGGCCTGACGAAGCGGCCCGCTTCCCCGCGCCCAAATGGACGCCCACCACCGGCTGGAAGGTGGATCCGGCGCTGTTGTTTGCCCATTCGTTGCAGGAATCGAACTTCCGCACTGCTGTCACCAGTCCGGCAGGTGCCAAAGGATTGATGCAGCTGCGCCCCGGCACCGCGCGTGATATGGCAAAGGTGGAACCGGCCATGGCCGGGCGTGATCGCCAGCTTGACCTGCCCGATGTCAACCTCGCCTTCGGGCAGCAATATCTTCAGCATCTGCGCGATTCAGAAGCCACACAGGGCCTACTGCCCAAAGTCATGGCCGCCTATAACGCTGGTCCTCTGCCCATTTCGCGCTGGAACACCGAAATTCGTGGCGGCAACGATCCGCTGCTGTGGATGGAATCGATTCCCTACTGGGAAACGCGCGGCTATGTTGCCATCGTCATGCGCAATTACTGGATGTATGAACGACAAGCGGGCGGCGCTTCGGAAAGCCGTGTCGGCCTTGTTCAGGGCATGTGGCCCAAATTCCCCGGCCTTTCCGGGGCTGAAAGCGTAAGGATAGCGTCGCTTGGCAATTGA
- the moaB gene encoding molybdenum cofactor biosynthesis protein B: protein MAIDTARTFKPINIALLTVSDTRGPDEDTSGDILADRIKGAGHRLAARAIEKDDADRIASRLNNWIDDRSVDAVVITGGTGLTGRDVTPEALDRVKTRDIPGFGELFRWLSFKTIGTSTIQSRACAVVARGTYIFALPGSNGAVKDGWDGILAEQLDSRNRPCNFVELMPRLLES, encoded by the coding sequence TTGGCAATTGATACCGCGCGCACTTTCAAGCCCATCAACATCGCCCTGCTCACCGTTTCCGACACGCGCGGACCCGATGAAGACACATCGGGCGATATTCTGGCGGACCGTATCAAAGGTGCGGGCCACCGCCTTGCCGCGCGCGCCATCGAAAAGGATGATGCGGACCGCATCGCCAGCCGGTTGAACAACTGGATCGATGACCGCAGCGTCGATGCCGTGGTCATCACCGGCGGCACCGGCCTGACCGGGCGCGACGTTACGCCCGAAGCGCTCGACCGCGTAAAAACACGCGACATCCCCGGCTTTGGTGAACTTTTTCGCTGGCTCAGCTTCAAGACCATCGGCACCAGCACGATCCAGTCCCGCGCATGCGCCGTGGTCGCACGCGGAACCTATATCTTCGCCCTGCCCGGATCCAACGGCGCAGTAAAAGACGGCTGGGACGGCATCCTCGCCGAACAACTGGACAGCCGCAACCGCCCTTGCAACTTCGTGGAACTGATGCCCCGTCTGCTAGAAAGCTGA
- a CDS encoding NAD(P)H-hydrate dehydratase encodes MPRSREPVLAQVLSVAQMRDAEQTLIDGGISVDELMQRAGRGAGEWVRRIAAGRMATVLCGPGNNGGDGWVIAEFLREHGNPVRVIAARDPATDAARTARGLYRGDVVAADPSLCGGVLVDCLFGSGLTRALPDDLLTLLTGVAARHHQCIAIDVLSGVESDSGRALNAGLPCFALTVALGAWKHAHFAMPACAAMGAVRLVDIGVAAVQGAARVLARPVVRAPDADAHKYRRGLLGIISGDMPGATLLAATAAQRAGAGYVKLAAGAVPAGTPPELVVSGDIVGLADDARVAALLVGPGLGRSDDAARLLSRVMAAGRPAVVDADALVLLRPAMLTGAPVVLTPHEGEMVALERSFALSGAGLRRDRALALAAKTGAVVVLKGPDSVIAAPEGTLILAPRASSWLSVAGTGDVLAGTIASRLAVHGNALQAAEEGLWLHAEAARLCGAAFTAGELAHAVQAAFRAVCV; translated from the coding sequence ATGCCCCGCAGCCGTGAGCCTGTGCTGGCTCAGGTGCTGAGCGTCGCGCAGATGCGCGATGCCGAACAGACGTTGATTGATGGCGGCATCAGTGTTGATGAACTGATGCAACGCGCGGGGCGCGGTGCGGGCGAATGGGTGCGGCGCATTGCAGCGGGACGCATGGCGACCGTGCTGTGCGGGCCGGGCAATAACGGCGGCGATGGCTGGGTGATCGCCGAATTCTTGCGGGAACATGGCAATCCGGTGCGGGTGATCGCCGCGCGTGATCCCGCAACTGATGCGGCGCGGACCGCGCGGGGGCTTTATCGCGGCGATGTAGTGGCCGCTGATCCGTCGCTTTGCGGGGGTGTGTTGGTGGATTGCCTGTTCGGCAGTGGGCTGACGCGGGCTTTGCCGGATGATTTGCTGACGTTGCTGACGGGGGTGGCCGCAAGGCATCATCAATGCATCGCCATCGATGTGCTAAGCGGTGTGGAAAGCGATAGCGGGCGGGCTTTGAACGCCGGTTTGCCATGCTTTGCGCTGACCGTCGCGCTGGGGGCGTGGAAGCACGCGCACTTTGCCATGCCTGCCTGTGCGGCGATGGGCGCGGTGCGACTGGTGGATATTGGCGTGGCGGCGGTGCAGGGCGCGGCGCGTGTTCTGGCAAGGCCGGTGGTGCGCGCGCCTGATGCCGATGCGCACAAATATCGACGCGGGTTGCTGGGGATTATCAGTGGGGATATGCCGGGGGCGACCTTGCTGGCAGCTACGGCCGCGCAGCGGGCGGGCGCGGGGTATGTGAAACTTGCTGCCGGTGCCGTGCCAGCGGGCACGCCGCCTGAACTGGTGGTTTCCGGTGATATTGTCGGGCTGGCGGATGATGCGCGGGTTGCGGCGCTGCTGGTCGGGCCGGGGCTGGGTCGGTCGGACGATGCGGCGCGGTTGCTGTCGCGCGTGATGGCGGCGGGGCGGCCTGCGGTGGTCGATGCCGATGCGCTGGTGCTGTTGCGGCCCGCCATGCTGACAGGCGCACCGGTCGTGCTGACCCCGCATGAAGGGGAAATGGTAGCGCTGGAGCGCAGTTTTGCGCTATCGGGCGCGGGATTGCGGCGGGACAGGGCTTTGGCGCTGGCGGCGAAGACTGGCGCTGTGGTGGTGCTGAAAGGCCCGGACAGCGTGATTGCTGCGCCTGAAGGGACTTTGATACTGGCGCCGCGCGCGTCATCGTGGCTGTCGGTGGCAGGCACGGGGGATGTGCTGGCGGGGACTATTGCGAGCCGACTGGCGGTGCATGGAAATGCGTTGCAGGCGGCGGAAGAGGGGCTTTGGCTCCATGCAGAGGCGGCGCGATTGTGTGGCGCGGCCTTTACTGCCGGAGAACTGGCCCATGCTGTGCAGGCAGCTTTCCGGGCCGTTTGCGTTTAG
- a CDS encoding N-formylglutamate amidohydrolase: MDFEAYRILGTPRFGGILVVSDHASNRVPDDIDLGISPDLLTQHIAVDIGVAQVGALMAQRPGTAAFQGYVSRLVCDFNRDEHLPTVVPIASDGHAIPGNALDHAGHEARLARFFRPYHDGLAALLADVPQALIVSLHSFTPQLASSDEPRPWHVGVLYNEDDRAARIAIPLLEAEGLCVGDQLPYSGRLLNATMNRHAEEDGRPYLGIEVRQDLIGHEQGQAEWAQRLARIANQVAVAIT, from the coding sequence ATGGATTTCGAAGCTTACCGCATTTTGGGCACGCCGCGTTTTGGTGGCATTCTGGTGGTGTCGGACCACGCATCCAACCGGGTGCCCGATGACATCGACCTTGGCATTTCGCCTGATTTGCTGACGCAGCACATCGCCGTCGATATTGGCGTGGCGCAAGTGGGGGCGCTGATGGCGCAGCGGCCCGGAACGGCTGCGTTTCAGGGGTATGTCAGCCGCCTTGTTTGCGATTTCAATCGCGATGAACATCTGCCGACAGTGGTGCCGATTGCAAGTGACGGGCACGCCATTCCCGGCAATGCGCTGGATCATGCAGGGCATGAGGCGCGGCTGGCACGGTTCTTTCGGCCTTATCACGATGGGTTGGCGGCGCTGCTGGCTGATGTGCCGCAGGCGCTGATCGTTTCGCTGCACAGCTTTACCCCGCAACTGGCATCAAGCGACGAACCGCGCCCGTGGCATGTGGGCGTGCTGTATAATGAGGACGACCGCGCGGCGCGGATCGCCATTCCGTTGCTTGAGGCCGAAGGGCTGTGCGTGGGCGATCAGCTTCCTTATTCGGGCAGGCTGTTGAACGCGACGATGAACCGCCATGCGGAAGAAGACGGCAGGCCATACCTTGGCATCGAGGTGCGGCAGGACTTGATCGGGCACGAACAGGGGCAGGCCGAGTGGGCGCAACGTCTGGCCCGGATCGCCAATCAGGTTGCGGTTGCAATTACCTAG
- the ilvD gene encoding dihydroxy-acid dehydratase has product MPAYRSRTTTHGRNMAGARGLWRATGMKDSDFGKPIIAVVNSFTQFVPGHVHLKDLGQLVAREIEAAGGVAKEFNTIAVDDGIAMGHDGMLYSLPSRDLIADSVEYMVNAHCADAMVCISNCDKITPGMLMAAMRINIPVVFVSGGPMEAGKVILRGKEHALDLIDAMIAAGDESYTDEEVETIERSACPTCGSCSGMFTANSMNCLTEALGLSLPGNGSTLATHADRERLFLEAGRLVVDLCKRHYEQDDESVLPRAIATFEAFENAMSLDIAMGGSTNTVLHLLAAAEEAGVNFTMADIDRLSRKVPCLSKVAPAKSDVHMEDVHRAGGIMAILGQLDRAGLLHTHLPTVHSKTLGDALNLWDISRTNSESVQEFFRAAPGGVPTQVAFSQNRRWKELDLDREAGVIRSKEHAFSQDGGLAVLFGNIARDGCIVKTAGVDDSILKFTGPAKVYESQDAAVTAILTGQVVAGDVVVIRYEGPKGGPGMQEMLYPTSYLKSKGLGKACALLTDGRFSGGTSGLSIGHASPEAAEGGDIGLVRNGDTIEIDIPGRTINLAVSDEELASRRAEQDAKGWHPEKDRPRKVSAALRAYAAMATSAARGAVRDVSQLTKRG; this is encoded by the coding sequence ATGCCTGCCTATCGTTCACGCACCACCACCCATGGCCGCAATATGGCCGGCGCGCGAGGGCTGTGGCGTGCCACGGGCATGAAGGACAGCGATTTCGGCAAGCCGATCATTGCGGTGGTCAACAGCTTTACCCAGTTCGTGCCGGGGCACGTTCACCTGAAGGATCTGGGCCAGCTTGTTGCGCGCGAGATTGAGGCTGCGGGCGGCGTTGCCAAGGAATTCAACACCATCGCGGTGGATGATGGCATCGCCATGGGCCACGATGGGATGTTGTATTCGCTGCCCAGCCGTGACCTGATTGCCGATAGCGTGGAATACATGGTCAACGCGCACTGCGCCGATGCCATGGTGTGCATTTCCAACTGCGACAAGATCACACCGGGCATGTTGATGGCGGCGATGCGCATCAATATTCCGGTGGTGTTCGTGTCTGGCGGGCCGATGGAAGCGGGCAAGGTGATTCTGCGCGGCAAGGAACATGCGCTCGACCTGATCGACGCAATGATTGCAGCGGGTGACGAAAGCTATACCGACGAAGAAGTGGAAACCATCGAACGGTCGGCCTGCCCGACGTGCGGTTCATGCAGTGGCATGTTCACCGCCAATTCGATGAACTGCCTGACCGAAGCGCTGGGCCTTTCGCTGCCGGGCAATGGTTCGACGCTGGCCACCCATGCCGACCGTGAACGCCTGTTCCTTGAAGCGGGCCGTCTGGTCGTGGACCTGTGCAAGCGTCATTACGAACAGGACGATGAAAGCGTGCTGCCGCGCGCCATCGCCACGTTCGAAGCGTTCGAAAACGCAATGAGCCTTGATATCGCGATGGGTGGATCGACCAACACCGTGCTGCACCTTCTGGCCGCGGCCGAAGAAGCCGGGGTGAACTTCACCATGGCCGATATCGACCGGTTGAGCCGCAAGGTGCCCTGCCTGTCCAAGGTGGCCCCGGCCAAGTCCGACGTGCATATGGAAGACGTGCATCGCGCAGGCGGGATCATGGCGATCCTTGGCCAGCTTGATCGCGCGGGTCTGCTGCATACCCACCTGCCGACCGTGCATTCCAAGACGCTGGGCGATGCGCTGAACCTGTGGGACATCTCGCGCACAAATTCGGAATCGGTGCAGGAATTCTTCAGGGCCGCGCCGGGCGGCGTGCCGACGCAGGTGGCGTTCAGCCAGAACCGCCGCTGGAAGGAACTGGACCTCGACCGTGAAGCGGGCGTGATCCGGTCCAAGGAACATGCGTTCAGCCAGGATGGCGGGCTTGCCGTGCTCTTCGGCAATATCGCGCGCGATGGGTGTATCGTAAAGACGGCGGGCGTGGATGACAGCATCCTGAAGTTCACCGGGCCTGCGAAGGTCTATGAAAGCCAGGATGCAGCGGTGACCGCGATCCTGACCGGGCAGGTCGTGGCGGGCGACGTTGTGGTCATCCGTTACGAAGGGCCGAAGGGCGGGCCGGGGATGCAGGAAATGCTCTATCCCACCAGCTATCTGAAATCGAAGGGGCTGGGCAAGGCTTGCGCCCTGTTGACCGACGGGCGCTTTTCGGGCGGTACGTCGGGGCTGTCCATCGGCCACGCATCGCCGGAAGCGGCCGAAGGTGGCGATATCGGGCTGGTGCGCAATGGCGACACCATCGAAATCGACATTCCTGGGCGCACGATCAACCTTGCCGTGTCTGACGAAGAACTGGCGAGCCGCCGGGCCGAACAGGACGCCAAGGGCTGGCACCCTGAAAAGGATCGCCCGCGCAAGGTTTCGGCAGCATTGCGGGCCTATGCCGCGATGGCGACCAGCGCCGCGCGCGGCGCGGTGCGTGACGTTTCGCAACTGACCAAGCGCGGCTGA
- a CDS encoding electron transfer flavoprotein-ubiquinone oxidoreductase, translating into MSERESMPYDVVIVGGGPAGLAASIRLKQVNPEISVCVLEKGSEIGAHILSGAVVDPKALDELLPEWREQGCPMAEVPVTDNWHWVLTKTGKMSVPHWPMPPFMSNDGNYTGSLGNLCRWLAEQAMELGVEIFPGFAAAEVLFDENGAVMGVATGDMGVGRDGEKKADYQPGMELHAKYTLFAEGARGHLTKRLKAHFDLERDCEPQVYGIGIKELWDIDPAKHVPGRVLHTQGWPLSESNSWGGGFLYHQANNQVALGFVTALDYANPYVYPFEEFQRWKQHPEIRAILEGGRRVSYGARAINEGGWQSVPRLSFPGGALIGCSAGFVNVPRIKGSHTAMKSGMLAADSIVVAIAAGREKDDMVEYDTVVRESWIATELKKVQNAQPLVAKFGGELGTVLAGADMWLRTIGGFGIWKPMKHHKDAEATQRADLYKPIAYPKPDGVITFDRLTSVSFSYTNHEEDQPCHLVLKDPEVPTRINLPLYAGPEQRYCPAGVYEFVGVEEGNPRLQINAQNCVHCKTCDIKDMTQNIDWVTPEGGGGPNYPNM; encoded by the coding sequence ATGAGCGAGCGCGAATCGATGCCGTATGACGTCGTCATCGTCGGCGGGGGCCCCGCGGGGCTGGCGGCCTCGATCAGGTTGAAGCAGGTAAATCCGGAAATTTCGGTTTGCGTGCTGGAAAAGGGTTCGGAAATCGGCGCGCACATCCTTTCAGGTGCGGTGGTCGATCCCAAGGCGCTGGACGAACTGCTGCCTGAGTGGCGCGAACAGGGCTGCCCCATGGCTGAAGTGCCGGTGACCGACAACTGGCACTGGGTGCTGACCAAGACCGGCAAGATGAGCGTGCCCCACTGGCCGATGCCTCCGTTCATGTCGAATGACGGCAACTATACCGGCAGCCTTGGCAATCTGTGCCGCTGGCTGGCCGAACAGGCAATGGAACTGGGTGTCGAAATCTTCCCCGGCTTTGCCGCCGCCGAAGTGCTGTTCGATGAAAACGGTGCGGTGATGGGCGTTGCAACGGGCGACATGGGCGTGGGCCGCGATGGCGAGAAGAAGGCTGATTATCAGCCCGGCATGGAGCTTCACGCGAAGTATACCCTGTTTGCCGAGGGCGCGCGCGGGCATCTGACCAAGCGGTTGAAAGCGCATTTCGACCTTGAGCGGGATTGCGAACCGCAGGTCTATGGCATCGGCATCAAGGAATTGTGGGACATCGATCCGGCCAAGCATGTGCCGGGTCGCGTGCTGCACACGCAGGGCTGGCCGCTTTCGGAAAGCAATTCGTGGGGTGGCGGGTTCCTGTATCATCAGGCGAACAATCAGGTGGCGTTGGGCTTTGTCACCGCGCTCGATTACGCCAACCCCTATGTCTATCCGTTCGAGGAATTCCAGCGCTGGAAGCAGCACCCGGAAATCCGTGCGATTCTGGAAGGCGGGCGGCGCGTTTCCTATGGTGCGCGCGCGATCAATGAAGGTGGCTGGCAATCGGTGCCGCGCCTGTCGTTCCCCGGCGGCGCGCTGATCGGCTGTTCGGCAGGCTTTGTGAACGTGCCGCGCATCAAGGGCAGCCACACCGCTATGAAAAGCGGGATGCTGGCGGCGGATTCGATCGTGGTGGCGATCGCCGCGGGCCGCGAGAAGGACGACATGGTGGAATATGACACCGTCGTCCGCGAAAGCTGGATCGCCACGGAACTGAAGAAGGTGCAGAACGCGCAGCCGTTGGTAGCCAAGTTCGGCGGCGAGCTGGGCACGGTGCTGGCGGGCGCGGACATGTGGCTGCGTACGATTGGCGGGTTCGGCATCTGGAAGCCGATGAAGCACCACAAGGATGCCGAAGCGACGCAGCGCGCCGATTTGTACAAGCCCATCGCCTATCCCAAGCCCGATGGCGTCATCACGTTCGACCGGCTGACCAGCGTGTCGTTCTCCTATACCAACCACGAGGAAGATCAGCCCTGCCATCTGGTGCTGAAAGACCCCGAAGTGCCGACGCGGATCAACCTGCCGCTCTATGCGGGGCCTGAGCAGCGCTATTGCCCGGCGGGGGTTTATGAATTCGTGGGCGTGGAAGAAGGCAACCCGCGCTTGCAGATCAATGCTCAGAACTGCGTCCACTGCAAGACCTGCGACATCAAGGATATGACCCAAAATATCGATTGGGTGACGCCCGAAGGCGGCGGCGGCCCGAACTATCCGAACATGTGA
- a CDS encoding class I SAM-dependent RNA methyltransferase — protein MSEAGLIVRVAAKGEGATADGRYATLAAPGDVLQADGSLVFGPNHAEPECRHFPACGGCQLQHLTEAALGEYVFDRVVGAAKGQGLETGEVASAHLSPPRSRRRATLHAQAIGKRVVIGFREQGSHKIVDMRECHVLAPEIFALIGPLRTLLEGWGDRKLAVDVEVALADQGVSVGLKGLSAEGLAKTEALLDFARDNGLARLTMDSGYGPEGVWEPEPVTATLGGTPVTLPPGGFLQATRDGEAVLVGAAREWLAGAVTVADLFSGLGTFAFALAGPGTKVLAAEAARDAHMACQGAARMNGRPVHALHRDLFRNPLRVEELDRFAAVLIDPPRAGAQEQVDQIAQSKVGRVVYISCNPASWARDAVRLIAGGYRLAELRPVGQFRWSTHVELASLFVRD, from the coding sequence ATGAGTGAAGCAGGGCTGATCGTGCGCGTTGCCGCCAAGGGTGAAGGCGCAACGGCGGACGGGCGCTATGCCACGCTGGCTGCGCCGGGCGATGTGTTGCAGGCAGACGGTTCGCTGGTGTTCGGGCCGAACCATGCCGAGCCGGAATGCCGCCATTTTCCGGCCTGTGGCGGATGCCAGTTGCAGCATCTGACCGAGGCGGCGCTGGGCGAATATGTGTTCGACCGCGTGGTGGGCGCGGCCAAGGGGCAGGGGCTGGAGACGGGCGAGGTTGCATCGGCCCACCTTTCGCCTCCGCGCAGCCGCCGTCGGGCCACGCTGCACGCGCAGGCGATTGGCAAGCGGGTGGTGATCGGGTTCCGCGAACAGGGATCGCACAAGATTGTCGACATGCGCGAATGCCATGTGCTGGCGCCTGAAATCTTCGCGCTGATCGGCCCGTTGCGCACCTTGCTGGAAGGCTGGGGCGATCGCAAGCTGGCGGTTGATGTGGAAGTGGCGCTGGCAGATCAGGGCGTGTCGGTGGGATTGAAGGGCCTGTCCGCCGAAGGGCTGGCCAAGACCGAGGCGCTGCTGGATTTCGCCCGCGACAACGGCCTTGCGCGGCTGACGATGGATTCGGGCTATGGCCCTGAAGGCGTGTGGGAGCCGGAACCGGTGACGGCGACGCTGGGCGGGACGCCGGTTACGCTGCCGCCAGGCGGTTTCCTGCAAGCGACGCGCGATGGCGAGGCGGTGCTGGTGGGCGCGGCGCGTGAATGGCTGGCGGGCGCGGTGACCGTGGCTGACCTGTTTTCAGGGCTGGGCACGTTTGCCTTTGCGCTGGCGGGGCCGGGGACCAAGGTGCTGGCGGCAGAAGCGGCGCGCGATGCGCATATGGCCTGTCAGGGCGCGGCGCGGATGAACGGGCGGCCTGTCCATGCGCTGCACCGCGACCTGTTCCGCAATCCGTTGCGGGTGGAAGAGCTTGACCGGTTTGCCGCCGTGCTGATCGATCCGCCGCGGGCAGGCGCGCAAGAGCAGGTGGACCAGATTGCGCAGAGCAAGGTGGGCCGGGTGGTCTATATCAGTTGCAACCCGGCAAGCTGGGCGCGTGATGCGGTGCGGCTGATCGCGGGCGGTTACAGGCTGGCCGAACTGCGCCCGGTAGGCCAGTTCCGCTGGTCAACCCATGTGGAACTGGCCAGTCTGTTCGTTCGGGATTAG